The stretch of DNA ACTTCCGTTTCAAGGTTTTGTGTGCAGTCTGATGCTCGGTCATGGTTTGCAGAGAGGTTTACAAACCCATCAGcgtaggaaaaaaaattgtgcttaaACTAGATTATATGGaatgaaaataagtaatttgTATGGAAACCTGAATTTTTATCTTCCCTCTTACTGCCAGAGAATGAAACTGTGAGGCTTTTCAGCTCTGAGACTGTCCATTCTCTGCaacattttcaggaaaagcagtgtttttGATGAGATTGCATTAAAGACTCCTTTTTCGCAGTCTAGATTCATTGCAAAGCTTTTGCTTGATTAGCTGTACAAGCAGCCTGCTGTAAAGGAGTGGTCTGAACCAGCAGACAAGTTTGAGGGGTGTGTCTGTGGTTGCTTGGAGGGTCTGCTTGCCTGACTTTTACACTCTGGATAGCAAACCTCATTAGATGTATTTGTGGAAGCTGAAGAATTCTCATTCTTCATGTGCACGCCTCCGAGAGGTTGCTCACCTGATAGCACAGGCAGCAAGTGAGCAGGGGGTTGTTCACTGCCCTCCCTCTCACCATGGCTGTGGCATTTCAGGCTAACGTATTGACCTTATTTGTGTCCCTCTGCACTTTGGCACCTTTGTTCCTTGAACGGTTTCCTGTACAAATGCTCTTTGTGGACAGCCGTGAAGGATGTGAAATGCCATTTTTGTTGCTACTAGATTTGTTAGTCTCCTGGTATTACAGCCTGTATTTAACTTAATATGTATGTTTCTATCCCAGACTGTTAATAGCCATAAATAGAAGAGGTGGCCCGGCAGTTGCGAAAGAGACCGTTAAACTTGCTGAAGAGTTCCTTCTTTCCACTGATGGGGTCGTAGTAGGACTTGACCTCAGTGGTGATCCCACCgtaagttttttgttttattttggtctgTTCTTGAAGATAAATATATCATGTTGTGTAACAGCAAGCAGTTCTATTCACATTTTGTTCTTAGATGCTTTTGTCCTGTTTGTTGCTAGTTTGAACGGATTGCTCGCAGTCTGGATACCAGCTTAATCCCTCTTGCTGTAAGGAGCAGATACTCTAACAGAGAATCAATAGGTTAATGTATGACACCGAAGAAAGAGACACTAAGTAGTAGTGTTTTTCTGGGAAGTGTCTGTTACTAAATAGTCCCAGTCAGGTTGACTGGGTTGAGGCAAGTTAAATAGTATTACAGGTTGACACTAGCTTAAGTTTTGTCTAGATGCACCAAGCGTTTCCTGCgtattaagaaagcaaaaatgtgtgAGGATAGCTGTCAAGTTGCGATGAAATGGCTCTGCGTGTTTGATAGCTGTAGGAAGGATATCAAAATCAAGGTAATTGGCTTGTCAGTGTCAGGCATTGTCTGAATTGCTGATATTTGCCCAGTTTGTCTAAACTGTGCCCACAGAACAGAACATTGGGTGTCTTGCTGCATTCAAAACTGAAGTAacgggaaaaggaaaataattcagtgTCACTGTATTTGAATTCAGTGTTTTGATATTGCTAGACTTCCTAATTATTGCGCTAGGAAAAATTCTGTAGAACAAGCTGAAGTAGGGTTTGATACattaaagctgtaaactaattgaagtaggtgcttaatatattagaactgtaaattagagtGGGAGCTTAATTTAGGAGACTGGGTGTTTTAAGGCagtacaaagagcagatgcaacagttgtagtactAAATGTCAGAACACATCTCctaatttttaagaaagaatgctttaggacaatataaccttgtagtagaagcttatctctcaaaacaaggggcccaggGTTACTAAGGAATGCAGAGGCCAGTCAAAGCTAAAACTTTTGATGcgccagcaagaataaaggagTAGAGGCCTGCAGTTGACCCAGAAGTCACAGAGATGAAGAGGAGTGAAGAAAGTAAATGAtcaccagatgtctctgaagaccaccgaGAGACTCTAGTGCGCATGTGGGAAtgggcagtaacctgtaataatgagttaatgaataaGTAATCATTTAttggaaaactagtgaatatgcatacatagtatgtatttaaactgtacatcTAAATCAGTTGGCACGCAGTTTAGGTGGCGCAATCCCCTGTGCGCCcggcgctgcaataaagaatacctgcttaatagtcaccagggctattgagtcttaacttCGGCATGTCACTGCATCAAAGCTGTAGAATGGTGATGTCTTTCTGTCTTCAAGGCAGGACATGGTCAAGATTTTTTGGAACCActctcagaagcaaaaaaagcagGTCTAAAGCTGGCACTGCATCTTTCAGAGgtaaaagttttctttattttggtcCTTCGCTGTAATTCCTGTTCTATGAAAACCttgatgaaattaaaattaacttcTGTGCATTTTGAACTTCTTGGGCCAAAATAGTAATGACTTGGGGCATTTTGACAAGAGcgaagaaaacaaggagaaatctTCAGCAATCTTTCCTGAATCAAAgctgtcaaattattttttaccATACTGTATCTATTGGGAGGTTGGCTGtgaatttgaaaattattaatattcCAAGAGATCCACTGTTTTCTTCCTGGTATTTCCTTAGAAGTCACATGTTGTAAAATTTGCACCATTTTCATGAGTAGCTCTATTGGCTATGCTTCCATCAGTAGGAGGAGTTGGGCTTCTCTGTACAGAATGCTGAAGTGGTGGCTGAAGTTTACTCTGACGGGtctgataaatactgaaaatatttttatttcatcaggAAATTAGGCACGATACATGATGTCACAGGTCTATTCATACTTGTTTCTATTTCATTAAGGAGGTTTTTGCAGGATATTCCTGCACATTCCTGTGAGAATTTATTTCTTAATGCCTCCGTGgtctcttggttttgtttcattttttgtttgttgtgttggttttggccTCTTTCAGTTCTTCATGCACCATTGTGTTAATCCCTGTGTAAAATGGGTGTTAAAGATCTTCTTGACAGGGTAGTTTTGACACTGAAGCGCGGAGAGCTGATTTGAGGGCTCCGACTGAAAGTGCTTCAGATCTGCAGATAGTGATCATCTGTTTAGACCTTACCAGTTCAGGGTTCTGGCTTCTTTGGTTTGTAATTCCCGGTTGGGAGTCACTTTTGCGTGCTACTTCTTTCCTTTCAGGGTAGTAATGCGGGTCTTTGGTCTCACTAACACTTCCTTTTGGATAAGATACGCTGTGAAAATAGAGCTTGAAGTCCATTGTAATTATTTAATGTGCTGCTTTATGCTGCCTTGACAGAATGTAAAATGTATCCTCTCTAGATTCCAAATCAAGAAGAGGAAACCAAAGTTCTCCTGGGCCTGCCTCCTGACAGAATTGGGCATGGAACATTTCTCAACTCTGCCACAGCAGGTTCAGAAGAGTTAGTGCTACTTGTTCGACAAAACCAGATACCTATTGGTAAGGAAAAAAGTTAGTGAAATTACTCAGTGATGTCTAGATTCCAGAATATGGTCTGTGCTGCTGATGTGGTAACTCTCGTTTGTCCTTGACCAGAGGTGACTTAGAAACACATGGCAGTGTGTGTGAGAGAATTGCCTGTGAAGGTGatgcttttgtggttttgacATATTTGTGTCAGCAGACAACAATTGATGTCTCGGatgaaaaccaaaggaaatcATAACTTTTAGTTACTGTGCAAGGCTGTGTGGTGTTCCTGTATCTGGTCTGCAAGCTCCCTAAATTTTGTACCCAGCCAGTAGTTAAGAAGAAATTGATCCCCATATCTTGCCTCAGAAGATATTACCAAATATTTGAAGCAcagaaaatcaaagaaacaacaatagctgattttaattttcattcaggAACAGAAGTAAGTAAATTAATGTGTCAAAACCATGTCTTTTGTATGATATATATCcttgtttcttgtttcttctttttttcccttagaattTTGCATGACATCAAACATCAAAACTCAGACAGTGCCTTCCTGTGACAAACACCATTTTGGATACTGGTACAACATGGGCCACCCTGCAGTGCTCTGTGTAAGTTTTTTGATTTTAACCATGTGTTTAGGCAACAAGCCAAACTAGTATGAAATTGGAGAAGTGTATCTCCTGTTGTGGATCAGAGATGACTTACTGACCATTTCTGACCTTGCAGCAAATCATCTGCTTATAGGAAGTGGTAGCGTTCTGTTTGAGACATGCTTGTAATAGAAATGGGaatttttagtatttctgttggttttatcATAAAGCAAgaccttctttttctgtataGATGAGAGGATCAGCTGTGCATGCAATGGACTGCTTAACTCTTTGTGTACTGACAGATTTCTCTTCAACACGTTGAGTCAGTGCTTGCATTTAAGCTTGTGCTTCCCTGGGTGTTCGTTGTATTGGACCAGAGTCCTTGACTTCTCTTGACAGCTAATTAAGGTCCTTAAATGTTGAGGTGCCAAGTACTTTAACTGGCATTGGCAGGATTTTATTATCATCATGTTGGTTTAACCCAAGTATGTGTATATGTACTAGTGTTGTGCTTATTATTCAAATAAGCCTCAGTCTTTTATCATATAAAGTATTGACTATTGAGTTTGAACTCCATTGTATTAGGTGAAAAATAATGCACGATTAGACATTATTTCGGAGATTTTCAGTTGTGAATAGTCTGGGTGACCAATGAAGTCATGTAAGAAAGCAGTTTACTCATAAAGGCCTGTAAAAATAAGAGTGATAGAATGAGGAGCCACTACAGTGTCTGAAGCTGAAGaggatcatagaaccatagaatgattcaggttagaagggaccttaaagatcatctagttccagcctcTGAGGGGACAGGAGGACTCTGAGTTGCAGGTGGGTAATCTCATTTACCCTTAAGTAATCCTAAACCTGCTCCTTTTAGATGAGTAATCTTTAGGTGGCTTTCCATCATATGGTTTTGATGCCAGCCCAGTACTTCAGTCAGTATCGAGGAGTTCTCGTCGACACGAGGTGTGAGGGTGAGAGTCTCTTCCCTGCAGAGGCAGGAATAGAGTGCGCTCTCGTTCCCACAtctgaggggaggggagaagaggaacGGGGACACCTGCACAGCCTGACACAGCTTGCACATGCGCATCATTTCATAGCCATCTTCCTGGCAATTTTAATAGGAATTCCTATTTTCTTGATAAATTGTGCCATCACTTTATGAAGTTTTCTTCTATGTTTGAATAACTTACTAATTTTGAGTGAAAATAGGGCAAACGAAGCATGAAATAATTGCCAACAGGTGAAAGAACCGTGGAATAAAATGGGAAACGGCAAGATAAAACTGGTTTGTAATGTGTAGAAAACCCCCTTTTTGGTGTAGAAGAACTAActtaaacttgttttttcttttctttcaatttaacTCCAGACTGATGATAAAGGCGTCTTTGCGACAGATCTATCGCAAGAATATGAGCTGGCTGCAAAAACATTTAATCTGACTCGAGCACAGATGTGGGATCTTTCCTATGAATCAATCAACTATATCTTTGCTTCCAGTGCCATAAAATCAAAGCTAAGGGAACGGTGGTGCCAACTGAAGCCAGCCCTGTTTGATTAATCAAACTCTCGTTCTGAACAGCTTGGGTGTGTTAGCTTAGTTCGTAACCCTTTTTGACCAAAGTCCCCGGCCTTTTTCAGACTTCAGGTTTGTAAATGCAGCCCGTGAACGGTGCCTGTGCGAAATGAAGGTGACAGGAACATGCCTCCCTTGTTAGTGGGGACAGATGTAAATCTTCTTTCCTAGTTGGGAAGGGCTCACGGCCAATGACTGACATTCCAAATGTGTCCTCACCTCGTTTCTCTCCCGTTGATAtgacaattctttaaaaatagttgAAATATGTCATCGTACTACAAGGGTTTGAGAGTCAGAACACAATAAAGGCACAGCCGCTGGGGGCTGATGTCTGTTGGCAGCATTTTGCCAAGCGCTGTGTGTGTATGGTGTGTACGTTTGCATTTTTGAATTGGTTTTAAACAGAAGCTTTGAGCAATTGATTGAATGTGAAGACAGAAACAAACTCAGGGAGGGTGAAATATTTGTCTCAGGCATTAAATATTGCCTCTGTTTTAATTGGCATACACAATGACTGAAGCATGCTGTGGCTTGTGTAGCGTATGTGGTGGTGCCTGTTGACGTACTTGGCACCGGTTGCATTTAGATAAAGTTCAGAATCTTAAGCACCTTCACAAACTGTGAGCTTCTGCAGGGGAATGGTCTAATTCTCCAAATGCATTGTAgaattgctgtttgtttcttgtttaaaaaaaaaaaaaaggcaataaaaatagcTTGAACCTCCATGTTTTCGAAACCACTGCTTGAAGTGTGCATGTGAGCTGTGGAGGAGCAGCGTGTCCCGCCCGGGGCAGGACTCAGCGAGTGCGGAGGCGTCGGGggctcctgctcccacagccgAGGGGGCTCCTCAGTGCTGGCCGTGACGGGGTTTGCTCTGCCCCAGCACCTACGTTCTGAGGGCGAGACATCAGAATCCGTGTGAACACACACgtccagcaggagctggtgctAGGCACTGCCACCGAGTGTGGGGAGTAGCCAGAGAGAACGTACCTCATACCTGGAATGTTTTTACATCAGTTAATTAAACCGGCAAAATTCTGGGCTCTACAGGGAATACTGAATATAAATACAGTGAGACAGAAGCTGTTCATGGCTTCTGCTTTggtcttttttaataaaatcagcaAAAAGTAGTTGTTCCAGCTCCAAAGTGGCAAcgagaaacataaataaaaaaaagtacaaaaaaacccccacaaaggTAGCAGAGAAGTTGCTGTGTCTGTGTGGGTGCCTGTAGTTACCACGGAACATTTTCCAAGCAGAGAACATTCCTTTTGGAGATGGGGAAAATTATGTGAAGCAGAACTGTCATTTTATATATTCTTATCTAATCGGAGTAAGACCTCATGCTGACTTCTTATTTATAAATGGTACTTTACTTTCCAAATAATTTCACTGATCGCATTATCTTTTGTTGTTTGATCAAGTtggtctctgttttctttctacaaaaataattactatggtaaatgtattcttttccctttcttatgGAAAAGCTCACTAAAGACAGGCCGAGCAGCTCTCTGGCATGTTAAAGCTATGTATATCTTGGTCTTGGGGTAAGCAGGCCTACGCGCCAGTGAGACGGTGTTCTCTTGTAAAAGAAGTTGTATTTTTATAGGTTATGGTCTTCTAATAACTTTTCAGTAACAGTATTTGGTTTATTAGTGAAGAAAAACTGTCAACTTCCTGTTTATTTACTAAGCAGTCACCCTCAGCATTCATTGGTCAAGCGTAAAACTTTCTAAAGCAAAATGACTCATCATTAGTGTCTGATGCGATGTTTAGTTTCAAACAGCCAGAGTTACACAAAAGTAAGTTTGATTTTTAAGGTTTACGTGTTGACTGTGACTTGCAGCTGTGCCCATTCAGAGAGCATCGCCCTGCTAAATGCTATTTTCCTGCAAGCACATGGTCTCTTACAGATTTTTAACACGATGGACTGTTACGTTTAGTTCTTGGCATTTCCATTTAActgacttgtgtgtgtcttcacACCACTGCCTGTACATTAGAAGCTGAAACCTTCTCACTGCCGCTGGCCTATTTTTCAGGGGTGTAACTCTTATAAGTAAAACTGCAGAGGCTCCTTCTTTAGCTTCCGGTAGGATAGTAGTTAATTTTAGGTGCTTCTTGCCAAGCCTGCTTGTTAAATTCAGAGTTAACAGTGAGATAACCATTCATTAGTGTATAATATTGTATAAAAACAACTGTGACGTACACTTAGAGTGAAATAACCATCAGTAATGGGGCagaggacctttttttttcttccctagatGCAGTGGAAAATCTGCATAACTATTTCTGGAATTTCATATGGCGCAAGATGAGGTTTAAGTATCTATTCAGATGCAGATcaacttaatttttaaactacACAAAATAGATACAGACtgagttaatatttttgtttatttccatcTGATTATATGAGATAACCCTTACAAAACAGTCTTCGATGCTCAGAGTCTTTCTTTGCATCACATGAAAATACACACTTTGGTCCTCCTGAACGCTGCTGTCTTTGGAGACGTGCGcgagcagagagcagctctgcagcgtCTTTCTTGGCGTTCCATTTGAGACAAACCCAGAAAGTCCGCCAACTCTCTCTTCCTTAGGATGCGGCTGGTAGCACCACAGCTCATCATCGTACGACCGCTAAACTGTAAGCACTTACACGCGCTCTTCAGGATCGTCGCTTTGAAATCGTGTAGTTACATGAATGACTTCTATGCCTTTTTCAATATTTAGGTATTTCAAACtactacataaaaaaaatactacaggTAAGGGCACTGCATTAGGTAAGTGCGTAAGATGGTTtagagactggagcatctctcctgggagagctggggcggttcagactggagaagagaaggcttgggggcgGATCGCATCCATGTCTTTAAATACctgctgggaaggaggaaagaaggtgGCACCGGGCTCTTCCCAGTGATACCCAGTAACAGGAAAAGGGTCAGCAACTAGAACAGGAAATTCCACCTGCCCATAAGGAAACACCTTTTCCTGTgggtggctggaggtgggaaCACGTTGCCCAGGCCGGCTGGGGAGTCTCCAGCCACGCAGATGTCCACACCCCgcagggagctgctgcgctgcagcCTGCTCGAGCAAAGGAAGGGCACCAGGCActctccagagatgccttccaacctcaactggcCCGTCACTCTGTGAAGTGAGTATACAAATATGCACGTGATAAATTCTCTATATGAATACaaaatctttgaaaatgaaatactgaCTTGACTTGGTCACTCAAGTGACAATTTTTCACCAGACTTAAACAAAAGCAGTTGAGTGACTTGTGAAACTGTCTTTAAAGAATGATTTATTCATTCTTCATAGCCTTCCTCCTTTCACCTCCGCCGTGGAATCCCTTAGTGCCGTCAGGACCTTTGGGCAGCCGCAGCACCCCTACAGGTAGCCCGTCTGCGTTCTGTATTTTCCGAGCCAACATGGGGCTACTGACAGGACTCTTCTCTTGCGTTACAGTTTgagcttttcttctctgtaccCAGGGGCTGCCCGAAGGAGTGATACTGCTATCCGAGGAATAATCCGTACCTTTCCTTGGCATTTCAGGGCTAGTGCCTGGGTTAAGCTTGCTGTCTTCAGCCAGCGGAGACTTTTTGGTTACTTTTCTTAGTGAAGATGGACTGTTCCAAGGACTTGATCTGGGTGACACGTTAGGACTCAAATGGTTGTTTGGGTGAATGACGGGGC from Chroicocephalus ridibundus chromosome 9, bChrRid1.1, whole genome shotgun sequence encodes:
- the ADAL gene encoding adenosine deaminase-like protein, with translation MAAGRERDGQRELRFYRRMPKAELHAHLNGCISSATMKKLMAQKPSLHIQNGMTVIDKGKKRTLDECFQMFQIIYQITTRPEDILLITKDVIKEFADDGVKYLELRSTPRDEKSTGMTKRMYVETVLEGIKQCKEEGLDIDVRLLIAINRRGGPAVAKETVKLAEEFLLSTDGVVVGLDLSGDPTAGHGQDFLEPLSEAKKAGLKLALHLSEIPNQEEETKVLLGLPPDRIGHGTFLNSATAGSEELVLLVRQNQIPIEFCMTSNIKTQTVPSCDKHHFGYWYNMGHPAVLCTDDKGVFATDLSQEYELAAKTFNLTRAQMWDLSYESINYIFASSAIKSKLRERWCQLKPALFD